Within Nitrospira sp. MA-1, the genomic segment CCGTCACATTTTCCGTTTCTTTAAAAAATATTTCAGGGATGTGGCCGATTGAAAAGTGATGAGTCAAATTTTCAATCCGCCGGGAAGTGTTGGGAATTGCCCTCCAACTCGATCGAGGTTAGTGAGATTTTTGAGCTTGAGGCCATTCCTGGGTATTTTCGCCTCGCGTCGGAGACCATTGGACGGCCACGACCCGGATGATGGCCAATACCACTAATATTCCACCCAAGATCATCCACTGTTCCAGATGGGCTTCCGAAAACCATTTCGAGATAATTTCGGTAAGCATGACCACGAGAATCGTATCGACAATAAACGTGACCTTCACCCGCCCTTCGGAAAAATAGGTCACGGTTGTTTTGAAGACCTCCACGATGGCCAGTATGATCAACGTGTCCACGATGAGTTGACGAAAGACCTGTTCGAGGGGTTCTGTGAAAAGAGCTTCTAAATTCAAGAAAATCCTCAAGACGCCTCCAGCGAGTCCTACGAGGATGGTGACAATTAATAAGCTCAGGACGGCTTTGATACCTTTCATCCAGAAATGGGTCAGGTCGGCCTCTAACGCTTTGGCCAGCCAGGCGGATGACTGTTGAAAGGAGCTGTTGAACATGGAGGAATCGTTCGACTGCATCGTGGCTTTCATGGTTTTATAATTCATCCTTTGCAACAGGAGCTAATAAATCACGAACAGAAAGCATGCCGGACACATGGGACTCATTGCCTACCACCAAATGTCTCGTGTAAGCCGCCTTCATGATCCCGGCAGCCTCAGAAATCGACTCTGATTCATCAATGGAGACAATGGGACTACTCATGATATTTCCGACTTGGATATACTCTGAAGGGAAATGAAATGCCACGACCTTTCTCACGATATCGCTTTCCGTCACAATTCCCACTAACTCTTCTCCGTGTTTCACTAACAGGCTGCCAATTTTGCGAATTCGCATCAGGTTGGCCGCGATTGATACCGCTTGGGTGAACTCAACACAGGCCAGTTCTCTGGTCATTAACTGTTCAACTCGTACCATATTTCTCTCCTTTGTTAATATGAAGGTTCATGATGGAATGTACTGGATTGGTATTAAACCTACGTCGCAAGTATATGACGTACGTGTAACATTTTTTCTCCTCCACTCCTTTTGTGGTGGACGTCTAGGGTAGAATGACTCGGAAAAGCAGGGGTATGATCATGGTTGATGGGAGGAATATCTGTATGAAACGATCTGCAGGGTTGATGGGGTTTATAGTCGTGGGAGGGATTTTTCTGGGAGGATGTCAGGGGCCACAATTTCAAACATTGAAAATTTCAGATAGTCCCAATCGTGTGGTGGCCTTACAGGCTATGCCGGATGCCTTTGGCGGAAAAGGCTATGATCACCCGGTGGTGTTCACGAAAGAAGAAATGATGCAAATCATGCAAGGAATCCGGGCAGAAAAAAGCGGTCTGTACAGCGCTTCATCCTCCGGTAGTTCCCGGGCACATCCGGTTTTTAGCCCATCAGAGATTGATTTTTTTGCACCCTTGATTGTCAAAGGGTTGAGTCAAGCCACTCCGGAGGAGATGGTGACCTTCTTTGAAACTGCCGAAATTGAAACGGACGATCTAGAAAAGTATTTTCAACTCACCACCTCGGGTGGGTTCTATGTCGCTGGTGGAAAACTGTATGTTGTCGTGAGTAACTTTTCCGTGAAAACTCCGCTCTGGCAGGATGCGCAGAAGTCGAGTTATGACGTAAACTCTGTTCGCACCAATGCTCTTGAGCAATTAAAACCTCAGCCCGGTCTGCTCGTGTTTGAGCCACGAGAGTTCATGTCGGAGTCGTCCGGTGGGGAAGACATCGGGAGTTTCTTGAAAGGAAAACCCTGGCATGTGGCCATTGGATATCGTGAGTTTCTAGGCCATTCATTGTCCCCCAAGACACCGCTGAACAAACGGGAATCCAATTAAGGTCTTCCCTCCAACCTGACGTCCCTCTGCGGTGACGGAAGCCTTCTCAATGATTCTGAGGTCTGGAGGGGATTTGAATGTGGTGTGCGTCTCATTCTTCATAACAGTTCGCTGATTTTGGGACGGGGGCCTTGCAAAGGAAGACCGGTGACCATTAAATATATTTCTTCAGCAATGTCGGTCACATGATCGCCGGCGCGTTCCAACCCTTTGGCGATAAATAATAATTGAGTCCCGTCACCGATGTTCCTGGATTCCTGGCTCATCATGCGGAGCAGGTGCTCAAACAGGTTGGCATAGACGGTGTCCAATTCGGCGTCATCCGTCCAAGCAACATTGGCCAACGGGGCATTATGGTGAATATAGGACTCCGTGACCTGGGACAACATGGATTGGATGCGTTTCCCCATCCATAGAAATTCTTCAGCAAATTCGGCAGAGATGGGCCGTGCCAAATGCCGGCTGCGTTTGGCGGTATTTTTTGCGTAATCACCGATCCGTTCCAAATGAATCGCGATGCGAGAAGCCGCCAGAATAGCTCGCAGGTCGTCCGCCATCGCCTGTTGACGGGCAAGAGTGCGGGTCGTATGGGTATTGATTTTTTCTTGCAGGGCATCTGCAATACGGTCGTTGGCAATAACCTGCTCCGCCAAGTCGGCATTGTTCTCCACCAAGGCGGTCAGCGCACGGTGCAGTTGCTCCGACACGTGATTTGAGAGAGCCACAATCTCCTGTCGAAGGGTGTTCAAATCTTCGTCAAAAATTCGTAGGGTGTGTTGATTG encodes:
- a CDS encoding phosphate-starvation-inducible PsiE family protein; protein product: MKATMQSNDSSMFNSSFQQSSAWLAKALEADLTHFWMKGIKAVLSLLIVTILVGLAGGVLRIFLNLEALFTEPLEQVFRQLIVDTLIILAIVEVFKTTVTYFSEGRVKVTFIVDTILVVMLTEIISKWFSEAHLEQWMILGGILVVLAIIRVVAVQWSPTRGENTQEWPQAQKSH
- a CDS encoding CBS domain-containing protein gives rise to the protein MVRVEQLMTRELACVEFTQAVSIAANLMRIRKIGSLLVKHGEELVGIVTESDIVRKVVAFHFPSEYIQVGNIMSSPIVSIDESESISEAAGIMKAAYTRHLVVGNESHVSGMLSVRDLLAPVAKDEL
- the phoU gene encoding phosphate signaling complex protein PhoU codes for the protein MNNQHTLRIFDEDLNTLRQEIVALSNHVSEQLHRALTALVENNADLAEQVIANDRIADALQEKINTHTTRTLARQQAMADDLRAILAASRIAIHLERIGDYAKNTAKRSRHLARPISAEFAEEFLWMGKRIQSMLSQVTESYIHHNAPLANVAWTDDAELDTVYANLFEHLLRMMSQESRNIGDGTQLLFIAKGLERAGDHVTDIAEEIYLMVTGLPLQGPRPKISELL